In the Vibrio agarivorans genome, GGCAATAATATCAATCTCTTGGTCGTCAATGGCATCATAAAACCCTTGTAGTACCGGCTTGGTACCACCGCTTGATTTTGGGCCCGGTAGTAATACAACGCGCAGAGGCTTGTCTGCGCTTTGCGCTTGATTGGCGAGAAACTGTCCAGACAGCAGACCCATACCATACCAATCTACACCAATAGTTGATTTGAGAAGTGGCTGATTGTGCTTATCGAGCTCTAGGTAGTTTACAACGGCAAATACTGGTGTGTCTTCAGTCAGTTGCTTCAAGTCATGTCGATAAGCGGTAGGTGAAACCGAACCGAGTAAAATCGCATCTGCGCCCCACTCATGGCAGTGGGTTAGCTGCTCTTGCTGCTTTTCAAGATTGTTATAACTTCCTGACTCTAAAACCCTCAAGGTGACATTTTGACGTCTTGCTTCGTCAACCATGCCATAGTTAACAGAGAGCCAATAAGAGTCTTTGAGGTGCGGATAAACGGCACATAACTTAGCTGGTGGTTGCGCCCATCCACTCGCGCTCATCCCTAAAGTAATGAGAAGAGCA is a window encoding:
- the torT gene encoding TMAO reductase system periplasmic protein TorT, yielding MLTRSFPSTLLTKLALLITLGMSASGWAQPPAKLCAVYPHLKDSYWLSVNYGMVDEARRQNVTLRVLESGSYNNLEKQQEQLTHCHEWGADAILLGSVSPTAYRHDLKQLTEDTPVFAVVNYLELDKHNQPLLKSTIGVDWYGMGLLSGQFLANQAQSADKPLRVVLLPGPKSSGGTKPVLQGFYDAIDDQEIDIIATYWGDNDKELQRNLIQKVLEKYQDIDYLYGSAVAIEAAISELRDTEQQDIGLIATYLSHGVYRGLVRNKVEFAPTDHMVLQGRASIRQAISYLKDGSLDNSIPISINGLTPSNLKNFDQQQSLSPSEYRPTFFSTP